In a genomic window of uncultured Flavobacterium sp.:
- the rpsA gene encoding 30S ribosomal protein S1 has product MSEQLKSQEEFLANFNWHNFQEGIDAVDEKNLQEFEELVSKTFIATDQEEVVEGVVVRITDRDVIVDINAKSEGVISLNEFRYNPNLKVGDKVEVLIDIREDKTGQLVLSHRKARTIKSWDRVISANETGEIVNGFVKCRTKGGMIVDVFGIEAFLPGSQIDVKPIRDYDVYVNKMMEFKVVKINHEFKNVVVSHKALIEADIEVQKKEIIGQLQKGQVLEGVVKNITSYGVFIDLGGVDGLIHITDLSWSRINHPSEVLELDQKLNVVILDFDDEKTRIQLGLKQLNAHPWDALDANLTIGDKVKGKVVVIADYGAFIEVAEGVEGLIHVSEMSWSTHLRSAQDFVKVGDVVEAVILTLDRDDRKMSLGIKQLTQDPWTDITSKYPVGSKHTGIVRNFTNFGIFVELEEGIDGLIYISDLSWTKKIKHPSEFVNVGEKLDVVVLELDVEGRKLSLGHKQTTANPWDQYEDSFAVGTIHNGEISEIVDKGATVEFGDDIVAFIPTRHLEKEDGKKLKKGDTADFKVIEFNKEFKRVVASHTAIFREEEEKNVKAATENTSSASSTNAPAATLGDNNDVLAALKAKMEKTEKK; this is encoded by the coding sequence ATGTCTGAACAATTAAAATCACAAGAAGAGTTTTTAGCAAATTTTAACTGGCATAACTTCCAAGAAGGAATTGATGCAGTTGATGAGAAAAACTTACAAGAGTTTGAAGAACTAGTATCTAAAACTTTCATCGCTACAGATCAAGAAGAAGTAGTTGAAGGAGTTGTTGTTAGAATTACAGATAGAGACGTTATCGTTGATATCAATGCTAAATCTGAAGGTGTTATTTCTTTAAACGAGTTCCGTTACAACCCAAACTTAAAAGTAGGTGACAAAGTAGAAGTATTAATCGACATCCGTGAGGACAAAACAGGTCAATTAGTATTATCTCACAGAAAAGCACGTACTATTAAATCATGGGATAGAGTTATTTCTGCAAACGAAACAGGAGAAATCGTTAATGGTTTTGTAAAATGCAGAACTAAAGGTGGTATGATCGTTGACGTTTTTGGAATTGAAGCTTTCTTACCTGGATCTCAAATTGACGTTAAGCCAATTAGAGACTACGATGTATATGTAAACAAAATGATGGAATTCAAAGTGGTAAAAATTAACCACGAATTCAAAAACGTTGTTGTATCTCATAAAGCGCTTATTGAAGCTGATATCGAAGTACAGAAAAAAGAAATCATCGGTCAATTACAAAAAGGACAAGTATTAGAAGGTGTTGTTAAAAACATTACTTCTTATGGTGTGTTCATTGACTTAGGTGGTGTTGACGGATTAATTCACATTACTGACCTTTCTTGGAGTAGAATCAACCACCCAAGTGAAGTTCTTGAATTAGACCAAAAATTAAACGTTGTAATCCTTGATTTCGATGATGAGAAAACAAGAATTCAATTAGGATTGAAACAATTAAACGCTCACCCATGGGATGCTTTAGATGCTAATTTAACTATTGGTGATAAAGTAAAAGGTAAAGTAGTTGTAATCGCTGATTACGGTGCATTTATCGAAGTTGCTGAAGGTGTTGAAGGTTTAATCCACGTTTCTGAAATGTCATGGTCAACTCATTTACGTTCTGCTCAGGATTTCGTAAAAGTTGGAGATGTTGTTGAAGCTGTTATCTTAACTTTAGATAGAGATGACCGTAAAATGTCATTAGGTATCAAACAATTGACTCAAGATCCATGGACTGACATCACTTCTAAATACCCAGTAGGTTCTAAACATACAGGTATCGTTAGAAACTTTACAAACTTTGGTATTTTCGTAGAATTAGAAGAAGGAATTGATGGATTAATCTACATTTCTGACCTTTCTTGGACTAAGAAAATCAAACACCCATCTGAATTTGTAAATGTTGGTGAGAAACTTGATGTAGTTGTATTAGAATTAGATGTTGAAGGACGTAAATTATCTTTAGGTCACAAACAAACTACTGCTAATCCTTGGGATCAATACGAAGATTCTTTCGCTGTAGGAACTATCCACAATGGTGAAATTTCTGAAATCGTTGACAAAGGAGCTACTGTAGAATTCGGAGATGATATCGTTGCTTTCATTCCTACTCGTCACCTTGAAAAAGAAGACGGAAAGAAATTGAAAAAAGGTGATACTGCTGATTTCAAAGTAATCGAATTTAACAAAGAATTCAAAAGAGTAGTTGCTTCTCACACTGCTATCTTCCGTGAAGAAGAAGAGAAAAACGTGAAAGCTGCAACTGAAAATACTTCATCTGCATCATCTACAAATGCACCAGCTGCAACTTTAGGAGATAACAATGATGTATTAGCTGCATTAAAAGCTAAAATGGAAAAAACTGAGAAAAAATAA